The genomic stretch GCCCCAGACAGGCGAACCGGCGTCCCAGATAATAGGAGCCGTTACAGACGATACGTCGGTTCGGGTCGCCTCCCCGCTTCAGGGCCGTGAGGCCGACCACGGGCTTGAAGGTCGAGCCCGGAGCGAAGGTTCCCGCCAGCGCCTTGTCCGTCAGCGGGCGGCGCTCATAGTCGCGCAACGCCGCATAGGTCTTGGACGGCACGCCGCCGACGAACAGGTTCGGATCGAACGAGGGCGCGGAGGTCATCGCCAGGATATCGCCATTGCGCACGTCCATCACGACGCAGGCGCCGGCCTCCTCACCGAACACTTCCAGCGCCCGGTTCTGGACATCGGCGTCCAGGGTTAAGACCACTTCCTGGCCTGGCACCGCAGGCCGCGACCCGCCGATATCCTCGGCCACCACCCGACCAAGGGCGTCCACCTCGACGCGATTGCCGCCCGGCTCGCCGCGCAGCGCTTCGTCCAGAGCCTTCTCCACGCCCTGGCGGCCGATGCGGAAGCTGGGGTTGAACAACAGCGGCGGCGGCGTTTCGCCCTTGTCCCGGATCGCCTTGATGTCGCGGTCATTGACCTTGGCCACATAGCCGATGACATGGGCGAACGACCCGCCGAACGGATAGTAGCGCGCGTCGTTCATGTCGGCCATGACGCCCGGCAGCTCGTTGGCGTACAGATTGACCTTGGCGAATTCTTCCCAGGTCAGGTCGCTCTTGACCGGGACCGGGTTGAACTTGGACGAGGCGTTGACGTCGCGAATGATGGCGCGGCGGCGCTCCAGGGTGTCGGGCAGCAACCGGCCCAGCAGGTCCAGCGTCTGGTCCAGATCCTTGGTCTCGTCGCGGACCACCAGCACCCGGAAACTGGGGCGGTTGCCGGCGATGACCACGCCGTTGCGATCCTTGATCAGGCCGCGCGGCGGCGGGACCATGCGGAAGTTGAACTGGTTCTGCGACGACAGGGTCGCATACTCCTGAGCCTGAACGACCTGAAGCTGGGCCAGCCGCCCGATCAGGGCCGTGATCCCCAATCCCGTCAGGCCGCCGAACACGAAGGTGCGGCGCAGGAAGGAGCCCTGGCGCTCGTTGACGTCGGCGAAGAAGATGGAGGGCTCGCCGCTCATCGGAACCG from Brevundimonas sp. SL130 encodes the following:
- the mrdA gene encoding penicillin-binding protein 2 translates to MSGEPSIFFADVNERQGSFLRRTFVFGGLTGLGITALIGRLAQLQVVQAQEYATLSSQNQFNFRMVPPPRGLIKDRNGVVIAGNRPSFRVLVVRDETKDLDQTLDLLGRLLPDTLERRRAIIRDVNASSKFNPVPVKSDLTWEEFAKVNLYANELPGVMADMNDARYYPFGGSFAHVIGYVAKVNDRDIKAIRDKGETPPPLLFNPSFRIGRQGVEKALDEALRGEPGGNRVEVDALGRVVAEDIGGSRPAVPGQEVVLTLDADVQNRALEVFGEEAGACVVMDVRNGDILAMTSAPSFDPNLFVGGVPSKTYAALRDYERRPLTDKALAGTFAPGSTFKPVVGLTALKRGGDPNRRIVCNGSYYLGRRFACLGRHGSQDMREAIKNSCNVYFMTLAVEMGPDAIAETAREMGFGQTFDIGVPGQKPGLVPDRKWRRENPVRGDGKWYPGETPSYGIGQGALTVNALQLAVYASRLANGRKAVMPRLVKSIGGVEQGADRTFADLPYDPAFGQVMREGMEAVTDVGGTGFRNSQLGLGDIRMAGKTGTAQVQNYGAGSRKGAGRPWGQKDHNLFIAFAPADNPRYAVSVIVQHGGLGGGTAGAPRAREVMKVALLKDPEMRARMERPPAPEPEPVEPTSLDEPPVVAEATPQPLAAEPPVSPIEPR